One window of the Candidatus Neomarinimicrobiota bacterium genome contains the following:
- a CDS encoding cupin domain-containing protein, with translation MADRTQVEQDWSERGFSCDLWVDAPGQRWEDFTHPSDELFMLLEGEVELELPGKVIHPAAGEEVLIPAGARHSVRTHGATGSRWLYGYRR, from the coding sequence ATGGCCGACCGCACTCAGGTAGAGCAGGACTGGAGCGAGCGCGGCTTCAGCTGCGACTTGTGGGTCGACGCGCCTGGCCAGCGATGGGAAGACTTCACCCACCCCTCGGACGAACTGTTCATGCTCCTGGAAGGCGAGGTCGAACTGGAACTGCCCGGGAAAGTCATACACCCAGCGGCTGGCGAGGAGGTCCTCATCCCCGCAGGTGCCCGCCACTCCGTGCGGACTCATGGCGCCACCGGCAGCCGTTGGCTCTACGGCTATCGCCGCTGA